From a single Streptomyces sp. NBC_00377 genomic region:
- a CDS encoding enoyl-CoA hydratase family protein produces MGVSTSSPEKGPEKGIALVTVDYPPVNALPVSGWFALADAVRAAGRDPDTRCVVLAAEGRGFNAGVDIKEIQARGASALVGANRGCFEAFSAVYECEVPVVAAVRGFCLGGGIGLVGNADVIVASEDAVFGLPELDRGALGAATHLARLVPQHLLRALYYTSRTVTAAELHRHGSVWRVVPPSELPAAALELAVEIAAKDGELLRLAKAAINGIDPVDVRRSYRFEQGFTYEASVGGVADRVRDTFGRAGKQEGSDE; encoded by the coding sequence ATGGGTGTCTCCACCTCGTCCCCGGAAAAGGGGCCGGAAAAGGGAATCGCGCTCGTCACGGTCGACTACCCGCCGGTGAACGCGCTGCCGGTGAGCGGCTGGTTCGCCCTGGCCGACGCCGTGCGCGCGGCCGGCCGCGATCCCGACACGCGGTGTGTGGTGCTGGCCGCCGAGGGGCGCGGGTTCAACGCGGGCGTGGACATCAAGGAGATCCAGGCGCGGGGCGCGAGCGCGCTGGTCGGCGCCAACCGCGGCTGTTTCGAGGCATTCTCGGCGGTGTACGAATGCGAGGTCCCGGTGGTAGCGGCGGTGCGCGGCTTCTGTCTGGGCGGCGGCATCGGCCTCGTGGGGAACGCGGACGTGATCGTGGCGAGTGAGGACGCCGTGTTCGGACTGCCCGAGCTGGACCGGGGCGCGCTGGGCGCGGCCACGCATCTGGCCAGGCTGGTCCCCCAGCACCTGCTGCGCGCCCTGTACTACACCTCGCGCACGGTCACGGCGGCCGAGCTGCACAGGCACGGCTCGGTGTGGCGGGTGGTTCCGCCGAGCGAACTGCCGGCGGCCGCCTTGGAGTTGGCGGTCGAGATCGCCGCGAAGGACGGTGAGCTGCTGCGTCTGGCGAAGGCGGCCATCAACGGCATCGACCCGGTCGACGTGCGCCGCAGCTACCGCTTCGAGCAGGGCTTCACCTATGAGGCGAGCGTCGGCGGGGTGGCCGACCGGGTCCGCGACACCTTCGGCAGGGCGGGGAAGCAGGAGGGCTCGGATGAGTGA
- a CDS encoding TetR/AcrR family transcriptional regulator — protein sequence MPTKKKPQVTAAEPATPATEPAAPATEPAAPATEPAATAAARDRRGELLGTAAEVFAEQGYNATTVRKIADHAGMLAGSLYYHFDSKESMLEEILRTFLDELWSGYDTVLAAGLGPRETLEALVTESFREIDRHRAAVAIYQKESRQLVTQERFVFLAESQRRFEQAWLSTLQRGVSDRVFRSDLDIRLAYRFVRDTVWVAASWYRPGGQHSPEEIARQYLSMVLDGIAVT from the coding sequence GTGCCGACCAAGAAGAAGCCCCAGGTGACCGCCGCAGAGCCCGCGACACCCGCCACGGAGCCCGCCGCGCCCGCCACGGAGCCCGCCGCGCCCGCCACGGAGCCCGCCGCGACCGCCGCCGCCCGCGACCGGCGCGGCGAACTCCTCGGCACCGCCGCCGAGGTCTTCGCCGAACAGGGCTACAACGCCACCACCGTCCGCAAGATCGCGGACCACGCGGGCATGCTGGCGGGCAGCCTCTACTACCACTTCGACTCCAAGGAGTCGATGCTCGAGGAGATCCTGCGCACCTTCCTCGACGAGCTGTGGAGCGGCTACGACACCGTCCTGGCCGCCGGACTGGGCCCCCGCGAGACCCTCGAAGCGCTGGTCACCGAGTCGTTCCGGGAGATCGACCGGCACCGCGCCGCCGTCGCGATCTACCAGAAGGAGAGCCGGCAGCTCGTGACGCAGGAACGCTTCGTGTTCCTCGCCGAGTCGCAGCGCAGGTTCGAGCAGGCCTGGCTGTCCACCCTGCAACGCGGTGTCTCCGACCGCGTCTTCCGCTCCGACCTCGACATCCGCCTCGCCTACCGGTTCGTCCGCGACACCGTCTGGGTCGCCGCGTCCTGGTACCGGCCCGGCGGACAGCACAGCCCGGAGGAGATCGCCCGCCAGTACCTGTCGATGGTGCTGGACGGGATCGCCGTCACGTGA
- a CDS encoding SDR family oxidoreductase, which produces MKNVETPPYVPGHALLDGRTAVITAAAGAGIGGATARRFLEEGARVLISDAHARRLKAHQAELAEEFGEASVAALPCDVTDESQVRALFDAAVREHGRLDVVVNNAGLGGTSDLVDMTDEQWTRVLDVTLNGTFRCTRAALRLMRDTGGGVVVNNASVVGWRAQAGQAHYAAAKAGVMALTRCAAIEAAGYGVRVNAVSPSLAMHPHLVKVTSAELLEELTAREAFGRYAEPWEVANVIVFLASAYSSYMTGEVVSVSGQHA; this is translated from the coding sequence ATGAAGAACGTCGAGACTCCGCCGTACGTTCCCGGGCACGCGCTGCTCGACGGCCGCACCGCCGTCATCACCGCGGCGGCCGGCGCGGGCATCGGCGGAGCCACCGCGCGCCGCTTCCTGGAGGAAGGCGCGCGCGTGCTGATCAGCGACGCCCACGCGCGGCGGCTCAAGGCCCACCAGGCCGAACTGGCCGAGGAGTTCGGCGAGGCGTCGGTGGCCGCACTGCCGTGCGACGTCACCGACGAGAGCCAGGTGCGGGCCCTGTTCGACGCCGCCGTACGCGAACACGGGCGGCTGGACGTCGTCGTCAACAACGCCGGCCTCGGCGGAACATCGGACCTCGTCGACATGACCGACGAGCAGTGGACACGGGTCCTGGACGTCACCCTCAACGGCACCTTCCGGTGCACCCGGGCCGCGCTGCGGCTGATGCGGGACACCGGCGGGGGAGTCGTCGTCAACAACGCCTCTGTCGTCGGCTGGCGCGCCCAGGCCGGACAGGCGCACTACGCCGCCGCGAAGGCGGGCGTGATGGCGCTGACCCGCTGCGCGGCGATCGAGGCGGCCGGGTACGGAGTGCGGGTCAACGCAGTCTCACCGAGCCTCGCCATGCACCCGCACCTGGTGAAGGTGACCTCGGCCGAACTGCTGGAGGAACTCACCGCCCGCGAGGCCTTCGGGCGGTACGCCGAACCCTGGGAGGTGGCCAACGTGATCGTGTTCCTGGCGTCGGCCTACTCCTCGTACATGACGGGCGAGGTCGTCTCCGTCAGCGGCCAGCACGCCTGA
- a CDS encoding acetyl-CoA C-acetyltransferase codes for MAEAYIVEAVRTPVGRRGGGLSKVHPADLGAHVLKELVARAGVDPAAVEDVVFGCLDAVGPQAGDIARTCWLAAGLPEEVPGVTVDRQCGSSQQAVHFAAQGVLSGTQDLVVAGGVQNMSQIPIAFATRQAAESLGFTQGPFAGSEGWRARYGDRPVNQFAGAEMIAAKWGITRQDQEEFALRSHHRALRALDEGRFTRETVAYGDVTADEGPRRDTSLEKMAALKPVIDGGTVTAACSSQVSDGAAAMLLASERAVREHGLTPRARVHHLSVRGEDPIRMLTAPIPATAHALKKTGLSIHDIDLVEINEAFAPVVLAWLKETGADPEKVNVNGGAIALGHPLGATGTKLMTTLLHELERTGGRFGLQTMCEGGGQANVTVIERL; via the coding sequence ATGGCCGAGGCCTACATCGTCGAAGCGGTCCGCACGCCTGTCGGACGGCGCGGAGGAGGACTGAGCAAGGTCCATCCGGCCGACCTGGGCGCGCATGTGCTCAAGGAGCTCGTCGCGCGGGCCGGGGTCGACCCGGCGGCCGTCGAGGACGTCGTCTTCGGCTGCCTGGACGCGGTCGGACCGCAGGCCGGGGACATCGCGCGGACCTGCTGGCTGGCCGCCGGACTGCCGGAGGAGGTGCCGGGCGTGACCGTGGACCGGCAGTGCGGCTCCTCGCAGCAGGCCGTGCACTTCGCCGCCCAGGGCGTCCTGTCCGGCACACAGGACCTGGTGGTCGCGGGCGGCGTGCAGAACATGTCGCAGATCCCGATCGCGTTCGCCACCCGGCAGGCCGCCGAGTCCCTCGGCTTCACCCAGGGCCCCTTCGCGGGCAGCGAGGGCTGGCGCGCCCGCTACGGCGACCGGCCGGTGAACCAGTTCGCCGGCGCCGAGATGATCGCCGCCAAGTGGGGCATCACCCGCCAGGACCAGGAGGAGTTCGCCCTGCGCTCGCATCATCGGGCCTTGCGCGCACTCGACGAGGGCCGCTTCACCCGCGAAACCGTCGCCTACGGGGACGTCACCGCCGACGAAGGACCGCGCCGGGACACCTCCCTGGAGAAGATGGCCGCGCTCAAGCCGGTCATCGACGGCGGGACCGTCACGGCCGCCTGCTCCTCCCAGGTCTCCGACGGCGCGGCGGCCATGCTGCTGGCCTCGGAACGGGCGGTGCGCGAGCACGGTCTCACCCCACGCGCGCGCGTGCACCACCTCTCCGTCCGCGGCGAGGACCCGATCCGCATGCTGACGGCCCCGATCCCGGCCACCGCCCACGCCCTGAAGAAGACCGGGCTGTCGATCCACGACATCGACCTCGTCGAGATCAACGAGGCCTTCGCGCCCGTCGTCCTGGCCTGGCTGAAGGAGACCGGCGCGGACCCGGAGAAGGTCAACGTCAACGGCGGCGCCATCGCCCTCGGCCACCCCCTCGGCGCGACCGGCACCAAGCTGATGACCACCCTGCTGCACGAACTGGAGCGCACCGGCGGCCGGTTCGGCCTCCAGACGATGTGCGAGGGCGGCGGCCAGGCCAACGTGACGGTCATCGAACGGCTCTGA
- a CDS encoding SDR family oxidoreductase, which produces MELDGKVAVVTGGTRGVGAGIARSLAQAGAHVVVCARTPPHAPVAPAEFVPLDVRDADAVRHFFTGLPRLDILVNNAGGTPYRTLAHTDAERHARVIELNLLAPLTVSLAAHDHLKRTGGSIVMIGSVSGSRPSPGSAAYGAAKAGLEHLARSMAVEWAPEVRVNTLVVGMVRTELAHLHYGDEDGVEAVARTVPLGRLALPGDVGSAAVFLASDAARYISGASLLLHGGGERPAFLDAATAGNETQESEPIEEEAGKKA; this is translated from the coding sequence ATGGAGCTGGACGGAAAGGTCGCCGTCGTCACCGGCGGCACCCGCGGCGTGGGCGCCGGCATCGCTCGCTCCCTCGCGCAGGCGGGCGCCCACGTCGTGGTCTGCGCCCGCACACCCCCTCACGCCCCCGTCGCACCAGCCGAGTTCGTGCCGCTGGACGTGCGGGACGCCGACGCCGTACGGCATTTCTTCACCGGGCTGCCCCGGCTCGACATCCTCGTCAACAACGCGGGCGGCACCCCCTACCGCACCCTCGCCCACACCGACGCCGAACGGCACGCGCGCGTGATCGAACTCAACCTCCTCGCACCGCTGACCGTGTCCCTCGCCGCCCACGACCACCTCAAGCGCACCGGGGGCTCGATCGTGATGATCGGCAGCGTCAGCGGCAGCCGCCCCTCACCCGGCTCCGCCGCCTACGGCGCCGCCAAGGCGGGCCTGGAGCACCTCGCCCGGTCCATGGCCGTCGAGTGGGCGCCGGAGGTACGCGTGAACACCCTGGTCGTCGGCATGGTCCGCACCGAACTGGCGCACCTCCACTACGGCGACGAGGACGGCGTGGAGGCCGTCGCCCGCACCGTCCCGCTCGGCCGCCTCGCCCTCCCCGGCGACGTGGGCTCGGCCGCCGTCTTCCTCGCCTCCGACGCGGCCCGCTACATCAGCGGAGCGAGCCTGCTCCTGCACGGAGGCGGCGAACGGCCTGCCTTCCTCGACGCCGCGACCGCCGGCAACGAGACCCAGGAGAGCGAGCCGATCGAGGAGGAGGCCGGGAAGAAGGCGTGA
- a CDS encoding CoA transferase subunit A: MSDKTMSAEEAVSRLRSGMTLGIGGWGSRRKPMALVRALLRSEVTDLTVVSYGGPDVGMLAAAGRIRRLVAAFVTLDSIPLEPHYRAARERGAFELTEIDEAMFMWGLHAAANRLPFLPVRAGVGSDVMRVNPGLRTVTSPYEDQETFVAMPALRLDAALVHVNRADRLGNGQYLGPDPYFDDLFCEAADEAYVSCERIVDTAELTKEAPPQSLLVKRHTVTGVVEAPNGAHFTSCAPDYGRDEAFQKRYATAPWPEFAARYLGGDEQAYRAAAGEES; the protein is encoded by the coding sequence ATGAGTGACAAGACGATGAGCGCCGAGGAGGCCGTGTCCCGGCTGCGCAGCGGCATGACCCTGGGCATCGGCGGCTGGGGCTCACGCCGTAAGCCGATGGCGCTGGTCAGAGCGCTGCTCCGGTCGGAGGTCACCGACCTGACCGTGGTCTCGTACGGCGGTCCGGACGTGGGCATGCTCGCCGCGGCCGGGCGGATCCGCCGGCTGGTCGCCGCCTTCGTCACCCTCGACTCGATCCCCCTGGAACCGCACTACCGCGCCGCCCGCGAGCGTGGGGCCTTCGAGCTGACGGAGATCGACGAGGCGATGTTCATGTGGGGTCTGCACGCCGCCGCGAACCGGCTCCCGTTCCTGCCGGTGCGGGCGGGCGTCGGATCGGACGTGATGCGGGTCAATCCCGGTCTGCGGACGGTGACGTCGCCGTACGAGGACCAGGAGACGTTCGTGGCGATGCCGGCCCTGCGGCTGGACGCGGCGCTGGTGCACGTGAACCGGGCCGACCGGCTGGGCAACGGGCAGTACCTGGGCCCGGACCCGTACTTCGACGACCTCTTCTGCGAGGCGGCGGACGAGGCGTACGTCAGCTGCGAACGCATCGTCGACACGGCCGAGCTGACGAAGGAGGCGCCACCGCAGTCGCTCCTGGTCAAGCGGCACACGGTGACAGGCGTGGTGGAGGCCCCGAACGGGGCGCACTTCACGTCCTGCGCCCCCGACTACGGCCGGGACGAGGCGTTCCAGAAGCGGTACGCGACGGCGCCCTGGCCGGAGTTCGCGGCCCGGTACCTCGGCGGGGACGAGCAGGCGTACCGGGCGGCGGCCGGGGAGGAGTCGTGA
- a CDS encoding acyl-CoA dehydrogenase family protein, with product MRFLLDTEQRAFAQSLDAMLGAAGTPAVVRDWSRGEQARGRALWSRIAEAGVFALAVPEAYEGVGPRPVELAVAFVELGRHAVPGPLVETVAAAALLLDPGPAERFLPALASGAEMVTLAREGSYAVDGDAATLRLALTPDGLRLAPGHGPVHASLDPARRLTRLLPGGELLTPDPPAERALLWARLATAAQALGVGLALLERTVAYVGQRVQFGVPVGSFQAVKHRLADAKIALEFARPLVLGAAVTMSPADVAAAKVSACEAAYTTARAALQLHGAIGYTAEYDLSLWLTKARALRTAWGSADACRTEVLRGHG from the coding sequence ATGCGTTTCCTCCTGGACACCGAACAGCGGGCCTTCGCGCAGTCGCTGGACGCGATGCTGGGTGCGGCCGGCACCCCCGCCGTGGTGCGCGACTGGAGCCGGGGCGAGCAGGCGCGCGGGCGGGCGCTGTGGTCGCGGATCGCCGAGGCCGGCGTGTTCGCGCTGGCGGTGCCGGAGGCCTACGAGGGGGTGGGGCCGCGGCCGGTGGAACTGGCCGTCGCCTTCGTGGAGCTGGGGCGGCACGCGGTCCCGGGCCCTCTGGTGGAGACGGTCGCCGCGGCGGCCCTGCTGCTCGATCCGGGCCCCGCCGAGCGGTTCCTGCCCGCGCTGGCGTCGGGCGCGGAGATGGTGACGCTGGCGCGCGAGGGCTCGTACGCCGTGGACGGCGACGCGGCGACGCTGCGCCTGGCCCTGACCCCCGACGGGCTGCGTCTCGCCCCCGGTCACGGTCCGGTCCACGCCTCCCTCGACCCCGCCCGCCGGCTCACCCGTCTCCTGCCGGGCGGCGAGCTCCTCACTCCCGATCCGCCCGCGGAGCGCGCCCTGCTCTGGGCCCGCCTGGCCACCGCCGCACAGGCTCTCGGCGTGGGCCTCGCGCTGCTGGAGCGGACCGTGGCGTACGTCGGGCAGCGGGTCCAGTTCGGCGTCCCCGTCGGCTCGTTCCAGGCGGTCAAGCACCGGCTGGCGGACGCGAAGATCGCGCTGGAGTTCGCCCGCCCCCTGGTTCTGGGCGCCGCCGTCACGATGAGCCCGGCGGACGTCGCCGCCGCGAAGGTGAGCGCCTGCGAGGCGGCGTACACGACGGCGCGCGCCGCTCTCCAGTTGCACGGCGCGATCGGGTACACGGCGGAGTACGACCTGTCGCTCTGGCTCACCAAGGCCCGCGCCCTGCGCACCGCCTGGGGCAGCGCGGATGCCTGCCGGACGGAGGTACTGCGGGGGCACGGGTAA
- a CDS encoding NAD(P)H-dependent flavin oxidoreductase — protein sequence METAFTRLVGVRHPIVQTGMGWVAGPRLVSAAAEAGALGVLASATMTPGRLREAVREVRSRTAQPFGVNLRADAADAGDRVRIIVDEGVRVASFALAPSPELIAVLKEAGVVVVPSVGARRHAEKVAGWGADAVIVQGGEGGGHTGDVATTVLLPQVVDAVDIPVVAAGGFFDGRGLAAALAYGAAGVAMGTRFLLTSDSPVPEAVKARYLAATVRDVVVTRAVDGLPHRMLRSGLVDALEDAGRVRALLRAVRHAAGFRRLSGLTWREMVRDGTALRHGKDLTWSQVLLAANTPMLLRSAMVEGRTDGGVMAAGQVAGVIDDLPSCADLVERIMKEAEERLASLNGLRAVR from the coding sequence ATGGAGACGGCGTTCACCCGGCTGGTCGGGGTCCGGCACCCGATCGTGCAGACCGGGATGGGGTGGGTGGCCGGCCCGCGGCTGGTGTCGGCGGCGGCCGAGGCGGGGGCGCTGGGGGTGCTGGCCTCGGCGACCATGACCCCCGGACGGCTGCGTGAGGCGGTGCGCGAGGTGAGGTCGCGGACGGCGCAGCCGTTCGGGGTCAATCTGCGGGCCGACGCGGCGGACGCCGGTGACCGGGTGCGGATCATCGTCGACGAGGGGGTGCGGGTGGCGTCCTTCGCGCTCGCGCCGTCCCCGGAGCTGATCGCCGTGCTCAAGGAGGCGGGTGTCGTCGTCGTCCCGTCGGTCGGGGCCAGGCGGCACGCGGAGAAGGTCGCCGGGTGGGGGGCGGACGCGGTGATCGTGCAGGGCGGCGAGGGCGGCGGACACACCGGGGACGTGGCGACGACGGTCCTGCTGCCGCAGGTGGTGGACGCCGTGGACATACCGGTCGTGGCGGCGGGCGGCTTCTTCGACGGGCGGGGGCTGGCGGCGGCGCTGGCGTACGGGGCGGCCGGGGTCGCGATGGGCACCCGGTTCCTGCTCACCTCGGACTCGCCGGTCCCGGAGGCGGTGAAGGCGCGGTATCTGGCGGCGACGGTCCGGGACGTCGTCGTCACACGGGCGGTGGACGGCCTCCCGCACCGCATGCTGCGCAGCGGGCTGGTCGACGCCCTGGAGGACGCGGGCCGGGTCAGGGCCCTGCTGCGGGCGGTGCGGCACGCGGCCGGTTTCCGCAGGCTGTCCGGCCTCACCTGGCGGGAGATGGTCCGCGACGGTACGGCGCTGCGTCACGGCAAGGACCTCACCTGGAGTCAGGTGCTGCTCGCCGCGAACACGCCGATGCTGCTGAGGTCGGCGATGGTGGAGGGGCGTACGGACGGTGGGGTGATGGCGGCCGGGCAGGTCGCCGGGGTGATCGACGACCTGCCGTCGTGCGCGGACCTGGTGGAGCGGATCATGAAGGAGGCGGAGGAGCGGCTGGCCTCCCTGAACGGGCTCAGAGCCGTTCGATGA
- a CDS encoding acyl-CoA dehydrogenase family protein codes for MDLAHSPADDAFRAEARAWLRAHVPPGPLPSLETAEGFAAHRAWEAELAADGWSAVSWPTRYGGRDCGLMRWLVFEEEYYAAGAPGRVNQNGVSLLAPTLLDHGTEEQRARVLPAMATGEVVWAQAWSEPEAGSDLAALRARAVRVDGGWRLSGSKTWSSRAAFADRAFGLFRTDPDTEKPHQGLSYVMFDLRAPGVTVRPIGRLDGKPAFAELFLDEVFVPDEDMIGEPGRGWRIAMSTAANERGLTLRSPGRFLAAADRLHALWLERGSPPAGAARVADALIGARAYQLFTYAAASRFLAGERLGPESSLNKVFWSEYDIALHETALDLLGEEGEAADTGWAEGYVFSLAGPIYAGTNEIQRDIVAEQLLGLPRGRRR; via the coding sequence GTGGACCTCGCACACTCCCCCGCCGACGACGCGTTCCGCGCCGAGGCCCGGGCCTGGCTGCGCGCCCATGTGCCGCCCGGGCCGCTGCCTTCCCTGGAGACCGCCGAGGGCTTCGCGGCGCACCGCGCGTGGGAGGCGGAACTGGCCGCGGACGGCTGGTCGGCGGTGAGCTGGCCGACGCGCTACGGCGGGCGGGACTGCGGGCTGATGCGCTGGCTGGTCTTCGAGGAGGAGTACTACGCGGCGGGCGCCCCGGGCCGCGTCAACCAGAACGGCGTGAGCCTGCTCGCCCCCACGCTGCTCGACCACGGCACGGAGGAACAGCGGGCCCGGGTGCTGCCCGCCATGGCCACCGGTGAGGTCGTCTGGGCGCAGGCGTGGTCGGAGCCCGAGGCCGGTTCGGACCTGGCCGCGCTGCGCGCCAGGGCGGTCCGGGTGGACGGCGGCTGGCGGCTGAGCGGCAGCAAGACCTGGTCCTCGCGGGCGGCCTTCGCCGACCGCGCCTTCGGCCTGTTCCGCACCGACCCCGACACCGAGAAGCCGCATCAGGGGCTCAGTTACGTCATGTTCGACCTGCGGGCCCCAGGGGTCACCGTCCGTCCGATCGGCCGCCTCGACGGGAAGCCGGCGTTCGCGGAACTGTTCCTGGACGAGGTGTTCGTGCCGGACGAGGACATGATCGGGGAACCGGGCCGGGGCTGGCGGATCGCGATGTCGACGGCGGCCAACGAACGCGGGCTCACGCTGCGCTCCCCCGGCCGCTTCCTTGCTGCCGCCGACCGGCTGCACGCCCTCTGGCTGGAGCGGGGCAGCCCGCCGGCCGGCGCGGCGCGCGTCGCCGACGCCCTGATCGGCGCCCGCGCGTACCAGCTGTTCACCTATGCGGCCGCCTCCCGGTTCCTCGCCGGGGAGCGGCTGGGGCCCGAGTCGAGCCTGAACAAGGTCTTCTGGTCGGAGTACGACATCGCGCTGCACGAGACGGCGCTGGATCTCCTCGGCGAGGAAGGGGAGGCGGCCGACACGGGCTGGGCGGAGGGTTACGTCTTCTCGCTCGCCGGGCCGATCTACGCGGGCACGAACGAGATCCAGCGCGACATCGTCGCCGAGCAGTTGCTCGGCCTGCCGAGGGGACGCCGCCGATGA
- a CDS encoding TetR/AcrR family transcriptional regulator gives MGRVGLSTERLVRAGAELADEVGFDRVTVSALARRFDVKVASLYSHVRNSDDLRTRIALLALEELADRGDHALAGRAGKDALTALADVYRDYARTHPGRYAAAQLRLDSEAAAASAGPRHARMTRAVLRGYDLAEPDRTHAVRLLGSVFHGYVTLELGGGFSHSAPDTQETWTRILDAMDALLRNWPPPGP, from the coding sequence ATGGGGCGTGTGGGGCTGAGCACGGAACGCCTGGTCCGGGCGGGCGCAGAGCTGGCCGACGAGGTCGGCTTCGACCGGGTGACCGTCTCGGCGCTGGCCCGCCGCTTCGACGTCAAGGTGGCGAGTCTGTACTCGCACGTGAGGAACTCCGACGACCTGCGGACCCGGATCGCGCTGCTCGCCCTGGAGGAGCTCGCCGACCGGGGCGACCACGCGCTGGCCGGGCGGGCCGGCAAGGATGCGCTGACCGCCCTGGCCGACGTGTACCGCGACTACGCCCGCACGCACCCCGGCCGCTACGCCGCCGCCCAGCTGAGGCTCGACTCCGAGGCGGCGGCCGCGAGCGCCGGCCCGCGGCACGCGCGCATGACCCGGGCCGTCCTGCGCGGCTACGACCTCGCCGAGCCGGACCGGACGCACGCCGTCCGGCTCCTGGGCAGCGTGTTCCACGGCTACGTGACCCTGGAGCTGGGCGGCGGCTTCAGCCACAGCGCCCCCGACACCCAGGAGACCTGGACGCGGATCCTGGACGCCATGGACGCCCTGCTGCGCAACTGGCCGCCGCCCGGGCCCTGA
- a CDS encoding FBP domain-containing protein, translating into MRPLTEQEIRAAFVNCTKGEAKRLTVPRDLADRPWDDLDYLGWRDPQAPDRAYLAVELDGRPKALALRSSTSGSWQSRRSMCTLCLTTHSGGVSLMVAPKAGRAGQQGNSVGAYICSDLACSLYVRGKRDAGVGARLPETITLEEKIGRTVANLAAFLAKVTG; encoded by the coding sequence ATGAGGCCGCTGACCGAGCAAGAGATCCGTGCCGCGTTCGTGAACTGCACCAAGGGGGAGGCGAAGCGCCTGACCGTACCGCGTGACCTGGCCGACCGGCCCTGGGACGATCTGGACTACCTGGGCTGGCGGGATCCCCAGGCCCCCGACCGGGCCTACCTCGCCGTCGAGCTCGACGGCCGGCCGAAGGCCCTCGCCCTGCGCTCCTCCACCTCCGGCTCCTGGCAGTCGCGCCGCAGCATGTGCACGTTGTGCCTGACCACCCACTCCGGCGGGGTCTCGCTGATGGTCGCGCCGAAGGCGGGCAGGGCCGGCCAGCAGGGCAACTCGGTGGGGGCCTACATCTGTAGCGATCTCGCCTGCTCGCTGTACGTGCGGGGCAAACGGGACGCGGGCGTCGGGGCCCGGCTGCCCGAGACGATCACCCTGGAGGAGAAGATCGGGCGGACCGTGGCCAACCTCGCCGCGTTCCTCGCGAAGGTGACGGGCTGA
- a CDS encoding CoA-transferase subunit beta — MSEVTSEVTRAEYCVIACAEAWRGAGEILASPMGVIPGVGARLARHTFAPDLLLTDGEALLVGLDGTVEGWLPYRQHLALVTGGRRHVMMGASQIDRYGNQNISCIGDWARPTRQLLGVRGAPVNTLNNPTSYWIPRHSRRVFVERVDMVCGVGYDRAAGARHHRIPRVVSDLGVFDFATPDHAMRLASLHPGVSVEQVREATGFDLVVPDEVPRTRAPSAGELRLIREVIDPHGARTREVAA; from the coding sequence GTGAGCGAGGTGACCAGCGAGGTGACGCGCGCCGAGTACTGCGTGATCGCCTGCGCGGAGGCGTGGCGCGGCGCGGGCGAGATCCTGGCGAGCCCCATGGGAGTGATCCCCGGTGTCGGCGCCCGTCTCGCCCGGCACACCTTCGCGCCGGACCTGCTGCTGACCGACGGCGAGGCCCTGCTCGTCGGCCTGGACGGCACCGTCGAGGGCTGGCTGCCGTACCGGCAGCACCTGGCCCTGGTCACCGGGGGCCGGCGGCACGTGATGATGGGCGCGAGCCAGATCGACCGGTACGGCAACCAGAACATCTCGTGCATCGGCGACTGGGCCAGGCCCACGCGGCAGCTGCTCGGGGTGCGGGGGGCGCCGGTCAACACGCTGAACAATCCGACGAGTTACTGGATACCGAGGCACTCGCGGCGCGTCTTCGTCGAGCGGGTCGACATGGTGTGCGGGGTCGGGTACGACCGGGCGGCCGGCGCCCGCCACCACCGCATTCCCCGGGTCGTCTCCGACCTCGGGGTCTTCGACTTCGCCACACCCGACCACGCGATGCGGCTGGCTTCGCTGCACCCCGGCGTGAGTGTCGAGCAGGTCCGGGAGGCGACAGGGTTCGACCTCGTCGTGCCGGACGAGGTACCGCGCACCCGTGCACCGTCCGCCGGTGAACTGCGCCTCATCCGCGAGGTGATCGACCCGCACGGCGCCCGGACCCGGGAGGTCGCGGCCTGA